A genomic stretch from Scheffersomyces stipitis CBS 6054 chromosome 6, complete sequence includes:
- the HBR1 gene encoding zinc finger transcription factor (heme binding fungal transcriptional regulator HBR1~go_function heme binding; transcription factor activity) codes for MTKRLSPHEKKNRKPASRACVFCHEKHLQCSNERPCKNCVKRGLAHECRDVIRKRAKYLNTNSRRGSEAQAHADYPHNPIDGFMSPTIKPEIPSPASNMVVSPQFVGNALLQQEVQHPQQFHPQQQQKLSLHNSMLNTTNDVLNRLLEEQNFKDTDSDNMSANSVNASRPNTAIGTGTFSSNYLNEEYLMLGDIILHSKPTSPSPSNTSVSEYNTNTVSPNFSSQINYDDLNQPRRKVLQRLKDSRPFISLGFSNESSQLPNLNSSNIAQSSSIPTEYVSPLVTHHLYQSVQDIYTNNIMNFDYPQSYHSLTHFLKKRFSGNNLPAEQKQAKRQSLLVILKLIASYRPTFISAHKSLLKPYDLQFLEMTFQRCLIDYEKLSQLNSSPTIIWRRTGEIVSITDDLLSLLGYNLADLLSHRTFIMELMYDDESITNYFRLFKTVAVGNLHSSIITKIKLTKNQNRNVSDQTGTRRLSYELSERDHIEFCSVWTVKRDMFDLPMMIIGQFLPILPAGDGVRMY; via the exons ATGACCAAGCGGCTCAGTCCTCatgagaagaagaataggAAGCCTGCATCACGAGCGTGCGTATTCTGTCATGAAAAACATCTACAGTGCTCGAATGAAAGACCTTGTAAGAATTGTGTGAAAAGGGGCCTCGCCCATGAGTGTCGTGATGTGATACGAAAGAGAGCTAAGTATCTCAACACAAATTCACGAAGAGGCAGCGAAGCTCAGGCACA TGCAGATTATCCCCATAACCCAATAGACGGATTCATGTCACCAACTATTAAACCGGAGATACCGTCGCCAGCATCGAATATGGTTGTTTCTCCACAATTTGTAGGCAATGCTTTACTTCAACAGGAGGTACAACATCCTCAGCAGTTTCATCCtcagcaacaacagaaaTTATCTCTTCATAACTCCATGTTGAACACTACCAACGATGTGCTTAATAGGTTACTCGAAGAACAAAATTTCAAGGACACAGACTCCGACAACATGTCAGCAAACTCTGTAAATGCCAGTAGACCCAACACTGCCATAGGAACAGGAACATTCAGTTCAAACTATTTGAACGAAGAGTACTTGATGTTGGGAGATATAATCTTGCATTCAAAGCCGACGTCGCCGTCGCCTTCTAACACCAGTGTTTCAGAATATAATACAAACACAGTATCTCCCAATTTTAGTAGTCAAATCAACTACGACGACCTTAACCAGCCTCGGAGAAAAGTTTTGCAGCGACTCAAGGATTCTCGTCCCTTCATATCACTTGGGTTTTCGAACGAATCGAGCCAATTACCTAATCTAAACAGCAGTAAT ATAGCCCAATCGTCGTCTATTCCAACAGAGTATGTTTCTCCGCTTGTAACACACCATCTCTATCAGTCCGTACAGGATATATACACCAACAACATTATGAACTTTGATTATCCGCAATCGTATCATCTGTTGACCCATTTTTTAAAGAAACGGTTCCTGGGGAACAACCTACCTGCGGAACAAAAGCAAGCCAAAAGGCAGAGTCTACTTGTAATTCTTAAGTTAATTGCAAGCTACAGACCTACATTTATTTCTGCCCACAAGTCACTCTTGAAGCCCTACGATTTACagttcttggaaatgaCGTTCCAGCGTTGTTTAATTGACTACGAGAAGCTTTCGCAGCTAAACTCATCGCCCACTATtatttggagaagaaccGGCGAAATCGTGTCGATAACGGACGATTTGCTCAGTTTACTTGGTTACAATCTAGCCGACTTATTGTCGCACCGTACATTTATTATGGAGCTCATGTATGACGATGAGTCGATTACCAACTATTTCCGGTTGTTTAAGACTGTCGCAGTCGGAAACCTCCATCTGAGTATTATTACCAAAATCAAGCTCACCAAAAACCAAAATAGAAACGTATCGGATCAAACAGGAACAAGACGGCTTTCATATGAGTTGTCCGAGAGGGATCACATCGAGTTTTGCTCGGTATGGACCGTTAAGCGAGACATGTTTGATCTACCTATGATGATCATAGGTCAATTCCTACCAATTCTTCCTGCAGGAGACGGTGTGAGGATGTACTAA
- the GAP1.6 gene encoding amino acid permease (go_component membrane~go_process transport), translating into MSYEKGKNPSSLDEEAHSYRNSPAIQDDDRSSSYSSGSYYSESKGGSAFTRFIDSFKPIDLEEDGIDTTNMTPMEKSIIASARHPLARRLKSRHLQMIAIGGSIGTGLFIGSGYSLYMGGPAGLLIGYLLVGYSMLCVIYGLGELSVQFPVSGSFNAYFTRFVDDSWGFTLGLLYATSWLVSFPSELIACSMTIQYWNTSVNPAVWVAVFYVVIVSINFFGVKGYGEAEFYLSIIKVVAVVGFLIVGVCIICGVGEGGYIGGRYWHNPGSFNHGFKGVCSVFIGAAFSFGGIELVALAAAETRNPRKSLPKATKQVFWRITIFYILTAIIIGFLVPYNNPMLLSGNSSEDIVASPFVIAIQSGGIKVLPHIMNAVILVAVVSVGNSSVYGCSRTLASLAVQGLIPSIFGYIDRAGRPMVAIMFTNLVGLLGFLVASENQGTVFTWFFSICSLAAFFTWIAICFTHLRWRWALAAQGRSLDEVAFVSPLGTFGSYSGILILSLIVVGEIWISIWPIGEPASNITFWQNCLSLPLMLVSIIAHKTWYRSWNRIMVKLEDVDLDTGRRDVDVELLKQEIADERETLRQQPFYLKFYHFWC; encoded by the coding sequence ATGCTGTACGAAAAGGGCAAAAATCCAAGCTCGTTGGACGAAGAGGCACACAGCTACCGCAATAGCCCCGCCATTCAAGATGACGATAGAAGCAGTTCCTACAGTAGTGGATCCTACTATCTGGAATCAAAAGGTGGTAGCGCTTTCACCCGTTTCATCGACTCTTTCAAACCCATCGacttagaagaagatggtaTTGACACCACCAACATGACTCCTATGGAGAAATCTATTATTGCTAGTGCAAGACATCCTTTGGCCAGAAGATTAAAGTCTAGGCACTTGCAAATGATTGCTATTGGTGGTTCTATTGGTACGGGTCTTTTCATTGGTAGTGGTTACTCGTTGTACATGGGTGGTCCAGCCGGTCTTTTGATTGGTTATCTCTTGGTTGGTTACTCTATGTTGTGTGTAATCTATGGTTTAGGTGAACTTTCTGTTCAATTTCCAGTCTCCGGTTCCTTCAATGCCTACTTCACCAGATTTGTCGATGACAGTTGGGGTTTCACCTTAGGTTTATTGTATGCTACATCATGGTTGGTTTCCTTCCCCTCTGAGTTGATTGCCTGTTCTATGACTATTCAATATTGGAATACGTCTGTAAATCCTGCCGTTTGGGTTGCAGTATTCTatgttgttattgtttctatcaacttctttggtgTTAAGGGTTATGGTGAAGCTGAATTCTATCTTTCGATCATCAAGGTTGTCGCCGTCGTTGGTTTCCTTATTGTTGGTGTCTGTATTATTTGCGGTGTTGGTGAAGGTGGATATATTGGTGGCAGATACTGGCACAACCCTGGATCATTTAACCATGGCTTCAAAGGTGTTTGTTCTGTCTTCATTGGTGCTGCCTTCTCCTTTGGTGGTATTGAATTGGTAGCAttggctgctgctgaaacCAGAAACCCAAGAAAATCTTTGCCAAAGGCAACTAAGCAAGTCTTCTGGAGAATTACTATATTCTACATCCTTACTGCTATCATCATTGGTTTCTTAGTTCCATACAACAACCCCATGTTATTGAGCGGTAACTCAAGCGAAGATATCGTTGCTTCTCCATTCGTTATTGCTATTCAATCTGGTGGTATTAAAGTGCTTCCACATATCATGAACGCTGTTATCTTGGTTGCagttgtctctgttggtAACTCTTCTGTGTACGGGTGCTCCAGAACATTGGCTTCTTTGGCTGTTCAGGGCTTGATTCCTTCCATCTTTGGTTACATTGACAGAGCTGGAAGACCTATGGTTGCTATTATGTTTACTAACTTGGTTGGTTTACTCGGTTTCTTGGTTGCAAGTGAAAACCAAGGTACTGTTTTTACTTGGTTCTTTTCCATCTGTTCTTTGGCTGCTTTCTTCACCTGGATTGCCATATGTTTCACACATCTTAGGTGGAGATGGGCTCTTGCTGCTCAGGGTAGGTCATTAGATGAAGTTGCATTCGTGTCGCCATTGGGAACATTTGGTTCCTACTCTGGTATTTTAATTTTATCGTTGATTGTTGTCGGTGAAATCTGGATCTCTATTTGGCCAATTGGTGAACCAGCTAGCAACATCACATTCTGGCAAAACTGTTTGTCCTTGCCATTAATGCTTGTTTCTATCATTGCCCACAAGACATGGTACCGTTCTTGGAACCGTATCATGGTTAAGTTGGAAGACGTTGATTTGGATACCGGCAGAAGAGATGTTGACGTCGAATTATTGAAGCAAGAAATTGCAGACGAAAGAGAAACACTCAGACAACAACCATTCTATCTTAAGTTCTACCACTTCTGGTGTTAG
- a CDS encoding predicted protein, with translation MKIPYILPRLSQLTNKETMVERSRKGNSKVEDETAFNQFVESAEVPDDTVIEAIFSERKTEHAVDAVDYEDIDELADEEDLPEEEVSTNNLDDVDENDNFEAFLDEPQKEEELQNRANEEFDDMFGDGGFEDAGGNNNLFTDLDHNNHLIDDDGLTDLNMGGIFDEETTQSQTSIPSIKKRVLSEEQRKIKRQRLENIVKRLENQRVRRNIAYHFPSYSRNKPFNFHNFFLPEPKYYRYQKPYIAYKENIKPLVPTKLSLELEVDERKLFKSRKPLSNSKSTKGIVSVTQQDIEFIRDLNSKSSSTETLLKQISFLKNDWTNNDKFTNYSKDLILSTTDWNDDAIINAGDTKFAVKKVNFESNTVDTSTFDEEDENIFNGQLNTDLLKLDMNDPNLLFVPEKKSNKSKSLIPTNEKLLSLKFNISNDKQYEILKSNYNTKVRSQLSNLNIEHSIPALRLQSPYYKVKLTKEESRSFHRPKFVIRPGSLISFSKLKLRKKKKDRGKSLQEVFSKTSDLSTTDTAPLVAMEYSEEYPLILSNFGMGSKMINYYRKEREDDSSRPKAQIGETHVLGVEDRSPFWNFGEVAPGDFVPTLYNNMVRAPIFKHEVKNTDFLFIKSQGAGSHQRYFLRAINFMFSVGNVFPAVEIPAPHSRKVTNTSKNRLKMVVFRVMNSMGVARVSVKDVSRHFPDQNDMQNRQRLKEFMEYQRQGDDQGFWKIRNSDSVPNENEIRSMITPEDISLLDSMQYGQQTLDDTYIPRDPDAEVDMDEELAPWNLSRNFVNANQTKSMLQLNGEGDPTGIGLGYSLLRSTQKNGFKPLFAPVRENVPKNNTAAYQQKLYEAEVKRIWYSQRSSLVDHGPDFNLQAIYDEYKPVNQMKTIKNMVKQEDKNDFENKVLRITRRVRDENGILQRKVETITDPRLITAYIRRKKQIEDEMMKNAEVGDILPTNDKELNKIRRKILEEKLASAEKRAKQNKSKKPPKDSIHAAAAAGGTIIDANTVMLPDGSYAIGGKGIGKGKSKTRRCASCGAFGHIRTNKTCPLYAITRGGTVPLQKDEQGNPIIPASVIIPPGMIGITARHAPPVPEQAPASDVAQATSASPPAPATAAPTDQ, from the exons ATGAAGATTCCCTACATATTGCCTCGTTTGCTGCAACTTACCAACAAGGAGACGATGGTAGAGAGAAGCCGCAAAGGCAACTCGAAAGTCGAGGATGAGACCGCCTTCAACCAATTTGTAGAATCAGCTGAAGTTCCTGACGATACCGTGATAGAAGCTATTTTTCTGGAAAGGAAAACGGAACATGCTGTAGACGCTGTAGACTACGAAGATATCGATGAGTTggcagatgaagaagacctTCCCGAGGAAGAAGTTAGCACCAACAATTTGGACGATGTAGACGAAAACGACAACTTCGAAGCGTTTCTAGATGAACctcagaaagaagaagagctcCAAAACAGAGCCAATGAAGAGTTTGATGACATGTTTGGCGACGGAGGGTTTGAGGATGCTGGTggaaacaacaacttgttcacTGATTTGGATCACAATAACCATCTCATAGATGATGACGGCTTGACGGACTTGAACATGGGTGGAAtatttgatgaagaaactacTCAAAGTCAGACAAGCATTCCTTCTATCAAGAAAAGAgttcttctggaagaacagagaaagaTAAAAAGACAAAGACTAGAGAATATCGTAAAACGACTTGAAAATCAGAGAGTTAGACGTAATATAGCATACCACTTCCCATCCTATTCCAGAAACAAGCCATTTAACTTTCATAACTTTTTTCTTCCTGAGCCCAAATACTATCGGTATCAGAAGCCATACATCGCGTACAAGGAGAATATCAAGCCTCTTGTGCCTACAAAGTTAAGTCTTGAGTTGGAAGTTGATGAGAGAAAACTATTCAAATCTAGAAAGCCTTTATCAAATTCCAAATCTACTAAAGGTATAGTAAGTGTAACCCAGCAAGATATTGAATTCATCAGAGACTTGAACAGTAAGAGCTCCCTGACAGAGACATTATTGAAACAGAtctcgttcttgaagaatgacTGGACCAATAACGACAAATTCACAAACTATTCCAAAGACTTGATTCTTTCTACTACAGATTGGAACGACGATGCCATTATCAATGCTGGCGATACCAAGTTCGCAGTCAAGAAAGTCAACTTTGAATCGAACACTGTTGATACGCTGACatttgacgaagaagatgaaaacaTATTCAATGGCCAGTTGAACACAGATCtattgaagttggacaTGAATGATCCTAACTTGTTGTTTGTTCCggaaaagaagtcaaatAAATCGAAATCGTTGATTCCAACTAACgaaaagttgttgctgttgaaattcaacATTTCAAATGATAAACAGTacgaaatcttgaagtctAACTACAATACTAAGGTTAGAAGTCAGTTGAGTAACTTAAATATCGAACATTCCATCCCTGCATTAAGACTTCAATCTCCATACTACAAGGTCAAGTTGACTAAGGAAGAATCTCGTTCCTTCCACAGACCCAAGTTTGTTATCAGACCAGGTTCTTTGATAAGTTTCTCCAAACTTAAATTGcgtaagaagaagaaagatcGTGGTAAATCACTACAAGAAGTATTTTCTAAAACTTCAGATTTGTCTACTACTGACACTGCTCCCTTGGTTGCAATGGAATACTCAGAAGAATATCCGCTCATACTTTCAAACTTTGGTATGGGCTCCAAGATGATCAACTAttatagaaaagaaaggGAAGACGATTCATCAAGACCAAAGGCTCAAATTGGCGAGACACATGTCCTTGGTGTTGAGGACAGATCTCCCTTCTGGAATTTTGGAGAGGTAGCCCCGGGAGATTTTGTTCCAACTTTGTATAACAATATGGTAAGAGCTCCTATATTCAAGCATGAAGTTAAGAATACTgatttcctcttcatcaaatCCCAAGGTGCCGGTTCGCATCAAAGGTACTTCTTGAGGGCTATTAACTTCATGTTCTCTGTGGGTAATGTCTTTCCTGCTGTAGAAATCCCAGCACCACATTCCAGAAAGGTTACCAATACGTCGAAGAATAGATTAAAGATGGTTGTTTTCAGAGTAATGAATAGCATGGGTGTCGCTCGTGTGTCGGTTAAAGACGTTTCTAGACACTTTCCTGACCAGAATGATATGCAAAATAGACAGAGATTGAAGGAGTTCATGGAATATCAGAGACAGGGTGATGACCAAGGTTTCTGGAAAATCAGAAATAGCGACAGTGTTCCAAATGAGAACGAAATAAGATCCATGATTACTCCCGAAGACATTTCTTTATTGGATAGTATGCAATACGGTCAACAGACACTAGACGATACCTACAT ACCCAGAGATCCAGATGCCGAAGTTGATATGGACGAGGAATTGGCTCCTTGGAACTTGTCTCGTAACTTTGTCAACGCAAACCAGACTAAGTCGATGTTGCAGCTTAACGGTGAAGGAGATCCTACAGGTATTGGGTTGGGCTATTCTCTTTTGAGATCTACACAGAAAAATGGTTTCAAGCCGCTATTTGCACCTGTCAGAGAGAATGTTCCTAAAAATAATACTGCTGCCTATCAGCAGAAATTATATGAGGCTGAGGTCAAGAGAATTTGGTACTCTCAGAGGAGTTCGTTGGTCGATCACGGACCTGACTTCAATCTTCAAGCCATCTATGATGAATACAAACCAGTCAATCAAATGAAAACGATAAAAAACATGGTCAAACAGGAAGACAAGAATGACTTCGAAAACAAGGTGTTGAGAATTACTAGAAGAGTCAGAGACGAGAATGGCATTCTCCagagaaaagttgaaacaatcacCGATCCGAGGTTGATCACAGCATACATCAGACGCAAGAAGcagattgaagatgaaatgatgaagaatgCTGAAGTGGGTGACATTTTGCCTACAAATGacaaggaattgaacaagattCGTCGTAAGattttggaagagaaaTTGGCTTCAGCAGAAAAAAGAGCCAAACAGAACAAATCTAAGAAGCCTCCCAAAGATTCTATCCATGCTGCTGCCGCTGCTGGTGGTACGATTATCGATGCCAACACTGTCATGTTGCCGGATGGTTCATATGCCATCGGTGGTAAAGGTATTGGAAAGGGTAAGTCTAAAACACGAAGGTGTGCTTCTTGTGGAGCATTTGGACACATTAGAACTAACAAGACATGTCCACTTTATGCAATCACAAGAGGTGGTACTGTTCCTCTCCAGAAAGACGAACAAGGTAATCCTATAATCCCAGCATCAGTGATTATTCCACCAGGTATGATTGGTATTACTGCAAGACATGCACCACCAGTACCTGAACAAGCTCCAGCTTCTGACGTGGCACAAGCGACTTCTGCGTCCCCACCAGCTCCAGCTACAGCTGCACCTACGGATCAATAA